One genomic window of Anas acuta chromosome 14, bAnaAcu1.1, whole genome shotgun sequence includes the following:
- the SAP30L gene encoding histone deacetylase complex subunit SAP30L has product MNGFSTEEDSRDGPPAAPFYGQSCCLIDDGDRCVRPAGNASFSKRIQKSISQKKLKLDIDKSVRHLYICDFHKNFIQSVRNKRKRKTSDDGGDSPEHDTDVPEVDLFQLQVNTLRRYKRHYKLQTRPGLNKAQLAETVSRHFRNIPVNEKETLAYFIYMVKNNKSRLDQKSESSKQLE; this is encoded by the exons ATGAATGGTTTCAGCACCGAGGAGGACAGCCGGGATGGGCCTCCCGCAGCCCCTTTCTAcggccagagctgctgcctcatCGACGACGGGGATCGCTGCGTGCGCCCCGCCGGCAACGCGTCCTTCAGCAAGAGGATCCAGAAGAGCATCTCGcagaagaagctcaagctggACATCGATAAAAGC GTGAGACATCTGTATATATGTGATTTTCACAAGAATTTTATTCAAAGTGTCcgaaacaaaagaaaaaggaagaccaGTGATGATGGAGGTGACTCTCCTGAGCATGACACAGATGTCCCAGAG GTTGATTTGTTCCAGCTCCAAGTGAATACTCTGCGACGTTACAAAAGACATTATAAGCTGCAGACAAGGCCTGGACTCAACAAGGCTCAGCTAGCAGAA ACTGTCAGTCGTCACTTCAGGAATATTCCTGTGAATGAGAAAGAGACGCTTGCATATTTCATCTATATGGTAAAGAACAACAAGAGCAGGCTGGACCAGAAATCAGAAAGTAGCAAGCAACTAGAATGA